Proteins encoded by one window of Rutidosis leptorrhynchoides isolate AG116_Rl617_1_P2 chromosome 7, CSIRO_AGI_Rlap_v1, whole genome shotgun sequence:
- the LOC139860237 gene encoding uncharacterized mitochondrial protein AtMg00810-like, with protein sequence MSQRKYALELLHLAGILDEKPSNIPLDPTINLTDNIGEPLPDATQYRTIVGKLIYLTITRPDLYFAAQILSQFSQSPKTSHFQALYKVLRYIKVSPGQGLHFPQHTSLSLQAYCDSDWAKCSTSRRSVTGYCIYLGSCLISWQSKKQTVVSRSSTEVEYRALVDCTCEITWLQSLLHDLHVPTTTLVPIFCDNASTIALAANPVQHARTKQIKIDCHFVRDKVKAGQLSIHFIPSAAQIADVLTKPLSKAPFHTCKHISLLKEKVTMRKLQKWHMRLSLQLSLYIYNPNRKL encoded by the exons ATGTCACAAAGGAAATATGCCTTGGAACTTCTTCACTTAGCTGGTATACTTGATGAAAAGCCATCTAATATCCCTTTAGATCCAACCATTAATCTCACAGACAACATTGGTGAACCTTTACCTGATGCTACTCAATACAGAACAATTGTTGGCAAACTAATTTACCTCACTATCACCAGGCCTGACTTGTACTTTGCAGCTCAAATACTCAGTCAGTTTAGTCAATCTCCTAAAACAAGTCATTTTCAAGCTTTATACAAAGTACTTAGATACATCAAGGTGTCTCCTGGACAAGGCTTACACTTTCCACAACATACTTCACTATCTTTACAGGCCTACTGTGATAGTGATTGGGCCAAATGTTCTACTTCTAGAAGGTCTGTTACAGGTTACTGTATTTACTTGGGTTCTTGTTTAATTTCCTGGCAATCCAAAAAGCAAACTGTGGTATCTAGATCATCCACTGAAGTAGAGTATAGGGCACTTGTAGACTGCACTTGTGAAATAACATGGCTACAGAGTTTATTACATGACCTACATGTTCCTACTACCACACTTGTCCCTATTTTCTGTGACAATGCCTCCACAATAGCCTTAGCAGCAAATCCTGTACAACATGCAAGGACCAAACAAATTAAAATTGACTGCCACTTTGTCAGGGATAAAGTCAAAGCTGGTCAACTTTCCATTCATTTCATCCCTTCTGCAGCACAAATTGCGGATGTTCTCACCAAGCCACTCAGCAAAGCTCCATTTCATACTT gcaAACATATTTCATTACTAAAAGAAAAAGTTACAATGAGAAAGTTACAGAAATGGCATATGAGGTTATCCCTTCAACTATCACTATACATTTACAATCCTAACAGGAAGCTCTAA